Part of the Oreochromis aureus strain Israel breed Guangdong linkage group 20, ZZ_aureus, whole genome shotgun sequence genome, aaacatttttaaaattatagattcaactcaacaatttaaagtggttcttactggacctataataaagacttatataataccaatatatttgaacatctgaatgcatctgaatgcaacatcactattaacatgaaacggtaatgatgattatcaaaatagcagcaaataatagcaggaaaatatttctattcctctcaATACTCATTATAATCAtaaattgttttttattaataaaataaaacaaacactatATGTATGATATGTTGATTCATAATTTAAAAGGTACCAGTCCATCACAGATCTGGTCAGGTCCTGGAACGATGAGAGGCATCACTTCTCCTACCCAAACAGGTGCAGTGGATCAGTGTGCTCTCACTACACTCAGGTATGATATACACAGTGATTTGAGTGATAGCTTAGATAAAAttaaacatgtgttttttttccctatgcTGTATAATAACAATTAGATATTTATATGTTTGTACATACTGCGAAACTAAGTGTTAAGatgtttaaaaatacattaatatttatcaatttcattcattcaaaatgcagaaaacagtgaaaacatgAATTTTTTCAGCTCACCTATAGATACAATAGCACACAGCTTTTCTAAGCACTTATCTGGTGGTTTTTTTCTCGGCACTTTTCACAgttcttctgtgttttctgtctcttcatgtaTTCTCAGTCTGACTCTATGATGCTGATGCTCTAGATTCTTTGTTTagggttgttgtttttacacAGAATCAATGTGCGTCCATCAGATGTCTTGTGATCTGTTGTATATCATAATAATGTCATCATGTAAAGTACCTGCACATGTAAAATAGTGAATATAGCACCATCAGTATAAAAAATGTGGCTTCAGTTACTGAAAAACTCATCCTTTAGATTATAATCAATTATTTATTGTCTATTCTTTCTGGAAAAGGCCGGATccctttctcttttgttttattaaacaccACTTTCTTGCTTTGGAGGGTTAAAATGCATATTTCTGGGGGTAAAGCAGCCTAACAGTTTTATGAGTTTAAGTGTTTCGAgagtatgtttgtaagtttaagtttattagtGCTTATTGTAAATTAGCAATGAATCGTCCCGGGTTTTAAAATTGTCATGTGGACTAAACATGGGGCAGTTTTACAGTGGGTGAAAACACCAATctatgacaacagctgtgtttcAAAATGAGCTTCAACCTCTGTAAATGTGTGTGGTTTCACTTGCGTGCATATCAAGAGAAAACGTGTTTATGGTTTGTGTCAGATGGTGTGGGCGAGCACCAGCAGAGTGGGATGTGCTGTCAGGAAGTGCTCCAACATGGACGTGTTCGGCAGCACCTGGAGGGAAGCAACGCTGCTGGTCTGCAACTACTTGATAAAGTAAAGTTTGGGAAATATGCTTGTTCACTTTTTCACCAAAAGTTTGAAGATGCAGCTCAAAACCGTGACTTCCTCCGAGACACATAGgatgcttatttttttaaagtagaaaaCATCATCCTCTATGCAAATGCTAATAAACTAATCATTGTTGGTTGTAGTTTCAGTTTTAGTCTACTATTAGATCTTGAAAATGCTTTAAATCCAAAtgatctgttttattttacacataTGGGATCAGTTTAATGTTTTTAGTTCAAACTGGGTTCAAATAGGACACAGGAGGCAGATTTCAAGAACAAAAAGTGAGCTTTACTTGTATATACAAATGTCTTAATGAAGttggcaaaaataaaaacaaacaaacaaacaaaaaacaaaaactgaaaatagaCGGTTGCTGTTTTCGTCCATGTTctaagtaaaaaagaaagaaccaaTACAGACTCAAACCCTGCTCTCACAGGTGCAAATACTCATTTAACCATTACACTCAGAATCTCACCTTTTAATTAGCAttatatttctttgtatttcagAGGAAACTGGGTGGGAGAAGCTCCGTATAAGACTGGAAGGCCTTGTTCTGTCTGTCCACCCAGCTACGGAGGCTCCTGCTGGAGAAACCAGTGCACACTGAACAAAAAACCCAGGAGACTTTAACACAAGAAAGAAGCTATTAACACAACAcagtgttttaatttttaaactgaaaaaaaaaaatgcacaacagTTCCAGATATGACTCACAAAAGCTGTACAACAAGACAATCTGGATAAATGACGCATGTGTCCAGTTACCACTGTTACCATTTGTACTGTAAATACTTTATTTACTGCAACACTTGAATTTCTATTCCAGTTACAAAATAATGTTAAAACTGTTATTTCCTTTGACTTTCAGGAGCTTTGCACTGTTACAACccgtttaataataataaaaaagcagTTTTATGCTACAAGTTGCTCATTTTAGGCCTGATATACATCTTTGATTGTCTTTCTAAACTGTGAACTCGTTCCCACAGTAAATGACAATGCATTTATGGTTGCCCGTTTGCCTGACCGAACGTTAATTAAGCTATAAATAACTGATGAGGCTGTATATTCAGTACAAGTAATCCGCTGTTCACCACTTGTGTTTATTCACTGGAGCTGCAGGAAATTTTCTGTCCTGCATTTCACCTCATTACAGCTCACCATTTACCCATCAGAGACTTTCTCTGTCATAAACCAGAGCCTAATGCAGCTTTTATGGCCTAAAATACGAGAGAATCAGCTGTGCCTCCCAGTTCAACTGAtttgtggacacacacacacacacacacacacacacacacacacacacacacacacacacacacacacacacacacacacacacacacacacccaaacgTAAAACGTTTGATACAGAAACCAGTCTCTCCCAAGCAAACAAAGTCCCTCACAAACAAGTATAAAGAGCAGCTGAGATCAGCACTTTGTTGACTGTAATGATTGTTTATTTAGCAGCTCTATTCAGAAATGGAGAGTGGgtgtaattttctttctttgtggaaGGTGTTTCTCCTTACTCTACATTTTTGTGCAGGTGTGGTTTTTACAGGTAATTGCATACACCGTTTTCAGCATTTCAATCAATCAGTTTCCACTGATACAAACAGACGTTTGGAAAACACCGTTATCCTCGCTGGATGAAATTTTCATGAGAATATCCATACCGCCTCGTGCCTGCAGACGATTAGCAAGAGAAACTGAACTCGGAAGAAAGCAACAACAAAATCCTTTTCCTAGTAAAGCTAAGCCTATTAAATTAACACATTATATTTAATCTGGCTCTTCTTTAGATGCTGTTACACTTactgttttttacattttaggcGATTTTAACTTAACAAGCAGTATTAGTGTGTTAGTTAATGAGCTTTAGAGGTGTCAGAGAGTGGATTTTGCAATCTTCAGCCAGAGTCTTAAACTAAGCAAATGGAAAGTATTAATGCATGTTTTTGAAGCTGGCCaaagaaaatatgacaaatttCCCTATGGTAGCAAAAATGGTTGTTTGCATGCAGCTGAAAAGTGCCAGCACAATATAGCATTATCTAAAAAGGACGGCTTATTTCCAAATCAAATGTACAGATTTGATCTCTTTTTATCCATCTAGATTGTTTGGTGTGTGTCCCAGTTAGCTCAAGGATGAAAACATAACATTTTGTAAGCCATTTCATTTGGGAATTGTTCTCTGTCTACCAAACTATACCTGTCAACCAACTGAAGCGTGGGCTTGCAAACTTTACAGCTCCGGTGAGGGGATGGCATCCATGTTTACACGCCAACCGTCTCACTTAGCAGAAGAAAGCCAGAGGAGGGTTTGTGACACTGTAACAGGATGTAAACATTGTAAATTGATAGGTGTATTATGATTTTCAACTCTTGCTAACCATTAAAagtgattttacacttttacactATAATcccctcacacagacacacatattcTTTGCCTTTAAACATCGGGTGAAAAATAATGTTGAACTTCCCAAATGTAGAGTGAAGGAGCCACACACTGACCTTCTGATTGCCACATTTATCACGCTGAGCACCTTTTGGTTGGTGAATGTAGTTTTAGAATAACTGTGTCATAACTGAGttattgaaatgtatttttctgcaCAGGGCAAAGAGCCATCTAGCTTCATTACATTCAAAGAAGGAAGACATCTCAACAGCTTATaggccaaagaaaaaaaatcaaacgaTATATTTGATTTAAACTCATTCTCCAATGAAATGAAGCTGGGCTTCCATCTCTGCAGGGAGGCAACATTTTAAATTAGGGGGATGTTTTGGCATCCGCAGAGAGTTCAGGCCCCAGATATATAACGGCTAAGCAGTAATGTTTTCTCCTTagtcaaaacaaaactgatgaTGTCACTCGTCATACAGTATGTTCGCTGCCACCCTCAGTACATTCTCCACTCCTCTGTCTTTTATGTCCCTCCCcaccctctttctttctttctattttaCATAAACTCTTATTCCTACACAATTTTCATCTTCGACTGGAGAAAAGGCTGTCAGGTGATGAGAAAGAGGGAAAAGAGCACAATAACTTTATGTCTATTTGAGTTTCTATCATCATGTTGCCATAGTTACAGCTGCTATATAGATTGGTGTCCATACGAGCCTGGTTACTGTTTAACCTCCCCACCCACATTTGCCCAGATTAGGAAAATCAATAAGATAACAGCAGCAACACCGGCCTTACCTTGCACCAACAACACCCTTCTCGCACTACAGCACCCTGCGCCAGACATCCACATTTTACACCTTATGGTGAGGGGAGAAAATAGTGGATTTAAAACATATGCTTGGGAGGAAGGAGAGGACGACATGGTCAATGTAAACTCACAAGTCAGTTCAAGTATGGAACTTCCATTTGGTGAGTacacacttttgtttttatccGTGTGGCCGACTAGTTTAAAAAGAGGCTAAGCGTAGCAGCTGCTTGCTTCTTTTTGCTTcttattcagtgtttttgtgtagcaGCTGCTTGGCTCCAGAGCTCTGCTGGATCACAAGGGATTCAGGGTGGAAATATCACCACCATACATGTCTGTCTTTTTCACACGGCTGTAATCCAGGAGGTGTGTCAGAGATATGGAGGTCGTTAAAAAAAGGCCATGGGAGCTGGGCCTGATGGAGATGATGGTTCAGAGATATTGAGATGTAAGAGCTGTAAGAGTACAGTGAGTGTGACAGGGCTCACAGGCTGATTTGAAATGATTTAAGCTTGCTCTGTTTGACAAGCTGTGCTCATGGACTGGATATTTTTTATGGAGTTCTGAAAACATTCTTTCTGTAGAGTTACACTATCCATAAAAAGACTGACATTTTAACCTCACTATGACACTGTGATAAGCCTCTGCATTATTTTATGGCTACAATATAAGATGCTGTGCAAACACAAAACAGGAGAAGGACACATCGCTGCTACAGGCACACAAACCGCCCCTTTGTCATAACTGTTTTGAACAATCTCAAGAGAGGCCTTACTCGGCATCATCTCATACCAGCTGTCTGATGCAGCAGTTGGTGGGAGTTTAGTTTTTGCTTCTGTGGTCAttcattaaataatttgcatatCACAGCAGGGATGCAAATCCATTTAAACAAAGCTCTGGccaaatgagaaaagaaaatatcagCCCACTGTTTTAAGTCTGCCTTTGCTCATTTATTCCTTCCCTCCTTGCTCCCCATCGCCAATTCGGTATATGTAGGCTATTTTTTCAGCTAAAGGAACAGCTACACAGAAAAGGTTAATTGTACAGAGGGGGGAGGTGATATTTTCATACATTTCAGTCCCAGTGACCACTGAAGTGAAAGTCAGTTCAGATAGTGAAAATAACTTCTCAAATATGTGTCCAGCAGTATTTCAAGGTTGTCGCTGCCATACTTGCTTCTAGGACTTTGTAGCTGGCAAGCAAACCCCCTATGGGCTAGCTAACTGGGAATATACTAACACTAATCTCTCAAATGAACACCCCATGCTTCTCTAAATTTTCTCTGGATTGGCCGGTTTACATCCAGCTCCATTTACCTTTCCATTTCAGTTAAGAGTGAAGCCACAGGGATAAGATTTCCAGGCTGCTAAGGCCTCCTATTTTAGGTGCTGAcaggaaaatatttttatttaattttatttctaaTTCATGTTTTGTGAGGGTTTTTTGTTACAGCATAAATCTCTAGATGATTTCATTACATTATGACACAGTAAATGCAGCATAAAGAGAAACTGTATAGAACAATGAGCATCGTGACTTTGTTCAGTTaaacagttttgtttgatgTGTTATTTTGTCAGTTAGAATTACAGTCACAGGTCATCGTCATGCGtgacacacagaaagaaagctGTGCTTGTTGTCAGTGGTTGTATTGCACAAAGTCATGAGAATTTAAATCTACTGAGAAGTTAAGCAGGCTCACAGTCGTGTCCACAACAAATGAATCTTGTTTCAGTAAAATCTGACCTTGATCTTGAGCACAGTTGAAGACACATTACGTGATCATAATATGGAAGGTCCACTGACACCCTGAAGGCTTTACACACCAGATGTGTAAAATTCGTGAGAAtattttgtgctttaaaaatattttttggatTCACCCATTCTTAATGTGCAAATTCACACCGACCGTGTAATTTCACTGGACGattttgcagcatttatttttctttagctTTCTGAAATGATTCACCCGCCTCCTCAGATGTGGTCCCAACTCTGCCATCAAGAGTTCAAACTTCCCCcctgacatcctgaaatatgtatGAAAGCAGTTGTGATAAAGCTTCAACTCCTGGTTCAAAGTatgaaattctccctgctgcCGCTTTTTCCTGAGACTCTGATGAACCTAGaatctttgtttcctccttttccGGGTTTAGAAACAACAGGACCGGCTCATCGTGGCTTAATATCAACTTCTTTGTCCTCACATTTTCCTCAACAACTCAGTGCattcggtgtgt contains:
- the r3hdml gene encoding R3H domain containing-like; the protein is MQSCCLLLLYRPQMTACVQLVLAATLWMMPGGINAYRSRRKPAISPREMNALLDYHNRVRSQVFPPAANMEYMLWDEELAKSADSWASRCVWDHSPTQAMKYVGQNLSVTSGRYQSITDLVRSWNDERHHFSYPNRCSGSVCSHYTQMVWASTSRVGCAVRKCSNMDVFGSTWREATLLVCNYLIKGNWVGEAPYKTGRPCSVCPPSYGGSCWRNQCTLNKKPRRL